A DNA window from Gigantopelta aegis isolate Gae_Host chromosome 4, Gae_host_genome, whole genome shotgun sequence contains the following coding sequences:
- the LOC121372668 gene encoding protein dispatched homolog 1-like → MSYARILAHYPYVVLLVVLVVVATCLIVSVTLGHQLDFDDPLEGFEPRGTEIGERMVAYRNLMDNVGENANLLPFRHNKKSTLIDRIKERTKNGNRKKKKKKKKKKKNRNKDKSKATEYKFENITFSSDSNEQFFCSIPYKRYARVVFTSVDSSNLYSLEHIKSMCLHEEHHLHLHEPYQNKCIKPTGQQGCCRSWCLGSYVALLTNRSSCKHITHQDVVEVLNLLKSCAPFYQNYTIGPNCDYSPDAWFFDADHNSRLKVCPGVPDRCVRYNAVFHILHYLVDRHFMEEIVAGKQTPHLSYAITFLPLTVSSASVDIYEYMESLPKNFNGVQIVGAKFEVKFTLFEKYLKSDSIWLACAGCAIFVAMWLFSASVFITVMTFLAVFWALTVAYFLYMFVFEIKFFPYMNMVTVIVMIGIGADDVFIYCKVWHLSKSEPNNGALEKIITDTLRHATLSMLVTSLTTAASFYANCISDVTAIQCFSIYAGTAVLCNFVLTITWIPATIMLYEKWCNFCSCYNPGVYISDDGCCSAVCKFPCRLYYLLSDWSRIFFDKLLPCLVIRLRYLWLLLFGCLGVCGFVVIFYYPKLKLPSTNQFQVFSSDHWLEKYDFELSEMFAFEKMSEDEIPLLPITVIWGIHATDTGDPLNPRKKGTLVFDESFDLAEKASQIWILKFCSRLRRTDFYLNSPGMQLTNCFLENFVQGFMKQSCKGNYPCCNQTRFPYSKADFNHCLRTYVPILHRTPSAAYSSYSPGPRFSDGRVSAFVVEFLSNEPFSQNYKKMKMFYQHINRWMTDEMLQAPKEMRNGWFISDLGFFDLQNSLAVGTPLALGVSLAVAAVVAFFTTLNFLISLYAIFTVMFIIVVTIAGLVLQGWELNIMESVVVTVAIGMSIDFTLHYGVAYRLSPDLDREMRVACSVGRMGSAIAMAAFTTFLAGVFMMPSTVLVYRKFGIFLMILVSASWIYSTFFFQSLLRILGPQGGFSQFHWPASDCCSSSPHEHVDKTVYALSESTLSSSSTSNPNHMSSEIHELEPLSEGQDPVYHSQRSSQHLHNYHYHHPQHRARSKGAYTHMKPKCSSDSSPGADTKTVTFEPIASPGSPEVIVEQPEMEQSDSRKTSSSSSHPSTECFETKHKNDIPLHRHKNDEIL, encoded by the exons CTATGCGCGGATCCTGGCCCACTATCCCTATGTAGTACTGCTGGTAGTACTGGTTGTCGTGGCAACATGCTTGATTGTCTCCGTAACCCTAGGTCACCAGCTGGATTTTGATGATCCTCTTGAG GGTTTTGAGCCGCGTGGCACAGAGATCGGTGAGCGGATGGTGGCGTACAGGAACCTGATGGACAACGTCGGGGAAAACGCAAACCTGCTGCCGTTCCGCCACAACAAGAAGAGCACGCTCATCGACCGTATCAAGGAGCGCACCAAGAACGGCAATcgcaagaagaagaagaagaaaaagaagaagaaaaagaacagAAACAAAGACAAATCAAAGGCGACGGAGTACAAGTTTGAAAACATAACGTTCTCCAGTGATTCTAACGAACAGTTCTTCTGCAGCATTCCAT ATAAGAGATACGCCCGCGTTGTGTTCACAAGCGTCGACAGCTCCAACCTGTACTCTCTGGAACATATCAAATCCATGTGTCTTCACGAAGAACACCACCTCCATCTGCACGAACCCTACCAAAACAAGTGCATCAAACCAACGGGACAGCAGGGCTGCTGTCGTAGTTGGTGTCTAGGCAGCTACGTCGCCTTATTAACCAACAGGTCGAGCTGTAAACACATAACCCACCAGGATGTGGTGGAGGTGCTGAACCTGCTCAAGTCGTGTGCTCCGTTCTATCAGAACTACACCATCGGACCAAACTGTGACTACTCCCCGGATGCATGGTTCTTTGACGCAGATCATAATTCGAGACTGAAGGTGTGTCCGGGAGTTCCAGATAGATGTGTGCGTTATAATGCAGTTTTCCATATTCTTCATTACTTGGTGGATCGACATTTCATGGAGGAGATCGTCGCAGGCAAGCAGACACCTCATCTTTCTTATGCTATCACATTCCTTCCCCTGACCGTCAGCTCTGCTTCGGTGGATATATACGAGTACATGGAAAGTTTACCAAAGAATTTCAATGGTGTGCAAATCGTTGGAGCCAAATTTGAAGTTAAGTTCACCTTGTTcgagaaatatttaaaatctgaCAGCATTTGGCTGGCATGTGCCGGATGCGCCATTTTCGTGGCCATGTGGTTATTCTCCGCATCTGTTTTCATAACAGTGATGACGTTTTTAGCAGTTTTCTGGGCCTTGACTGTTGcatattttttatacatgttCGTCTTTGAAATCAAATTTTTTCCATATATGAACATGGTGACAGTTATCGTGATGATCGGAATAGGTGCAGATGATGTGTTTATATACTGCAAGGTGTGGCATCTCTCAAAGTCTGAACCAAACAATGGTGCCCTTGAGAAAATCATTACGGACACGCTTCGCCATGCAACCCTTTCCATGTTGGTGACAAGCTTAACTACAGCAGCGTCATTCTATGCCAACTGCATCAGCGATGTGACGGCAATCCAATGCTTCAGCATCTACGCTGGAACTGCAGTGTTGTGTAACTTCGTCTTAACAATTACTTGGATACCTGCCACTATAATGCTTTATGAAAAATGGTGTAATTTTTGTTCGTGCTACAATCCCGGAGTTTATATCAGTGACGACGGCTGTTGTTCTGCCGTGTGTAAGTTTCCATGCAGACTTTATTATTTACTCTCCGATTGGTCAAGGATATTTTTTGACAAGTTGCTTCCATGTTTAGTGATACGTTTACGTTATCTGTGGCTTCTTTTGTTCGGATGTCTTGGTGTGTGTGGATTCGTTGTCATTTTCTATTATCCAAAATTAAAGTTGCCATCAACTAACCAGTTCCAAGTATTTTCATCAGATCATTGGCTGGAAAAGTACGACTTTGAACTGAGTGAAATGTTTGCTTTCGAGAAAATGTCAGAGGATGAAATTCCTCTGCTGCCCATCACCGTAATATGGGGTATCCATGCCACTGACACGGGAGATCCCCTCAATCCAAGGAAGAAAGGTACGTTAGTGTTTGACGAGAGTTTTGACTTGGCTGAGAAAGCCTCGCAGATATggatattaaaattttgttcacGTCTGCGACGTACTGATTTCTATTTAAACTCGCCAGGCATGCAATTAACCAACTGCTTTCTGGAGAACTTCGTCCAAGGCTTCATGAAGCAGTCGTGTAAAGGTAACTACCCGTGCTGCAATCAGACCAGATTCCCGTACTCGAAGGCCGACTTCAACCACTGTCTGCGAACGTATGTGCCCATTCTGCACAGGACGCCGTCCGCTGCTTACAGCTCCTATTCGCCAGGTCCTCGCTTCTCGGACGGACGTGTCAGTGCGTTCGTGGTGGAGTTCCTGAGTAACGAGCCCTTCAGCCAGAACTACAAGAAGATGAAGATGTTCTACCAGCACATCAACCGGTGGATGACGGACGAGATGCTGCAGGCGCCCAAGGAGATGCGAAACGGATGGTTTATCAGCGACTTGGGTTTCTTCGATCTGCAGAACAGCCTGGCCGTTGGCACGCCGCTCGCGTTGGGGGTGTCGCTGGCCGTGGCCGCGGTGGTGGCGTTTTTCACCACGCTCAACTTCCTTATCAGTCTGTACGCGATATTCACCGTCAtgttcatcatcgtcgtcaccATCGCGGGTCTCGTCCTACAGGGCTGGGAGCTCAACATCATGGAGTCGGTGGTCGTGACTGTCGCCATCGGTATGTCTATCGACTTTACGCTGCATTACGGCGTGGCCTACCGACTCTCGCCGGACCTGGACAGGGAGATGAGGGTCGCCTGTTCGGTCGGTCGAATGGGCAGCGCCATCGCTATGGCGGCCTTCACGACATTTCTCGCAGGCGTCTTCATGATGCCATCAACTGTTTTGGTGTACAGAAAGTTCGGCATATTTTTAATGATTCTCGTATCGGCCAGTTGGATATACTCCACGTTCTTCTTCCAGTCGCTGCTACGCATCCTTGGACCTCAGGGAGGATTTAGTCAGTTCCATTGGCCTGCGTCGGACTGCTGCTCCTCGTCGCCGCACGAGCACGTGGACAAGACGGTGTACGCTCTGTCGGAGTCCACCCTGTCGAGCTCCAGCACCAGCAACCCGAATCACATGTCCAGTGAGATTCACGAGCTGGAGCCGCTGAGCGAGGGACAGGATCCCGTGTATCACTCCCAGCGGTCCTCCCAGCATCTACACAACTACCATTACCACCATCCTCAACACCGAGCCAGATCTAAAGGTGCCTATACACACATGAAACCCAAGTGTTCTAGCGATTCCAGTCCAGGAGCCGATACGAAAACGGTGACCTTTGAACCCATTGCAAGTCCCGGGTCGCCGGAAGTGATTGTCGAGCAACCGGAAATGGAGCAATCCGATTCGAGAAAAACCTCGTCGTCATCTTCTCACCCGAGCACTGAGTGTTtcgaaacaaaacacaaaaatgatATTCCGTTGCATAGGCATAAAAATGACGAAATTTTGTAG